In a single window of the Xylanimonas protaetiae genome:
- a CDS encoding PHP domain-containing protein — MTLPADSHVHSEWSWDTGGPGSHADGRMRATCEQAVRIGLGAIYFTEHLDVPDTWHAEPQDLMPHQQDFLNDAGRVEFAPFDAAGYLAAVDRMRHEFPELHIHTGVEFGQPHLWGDRAAAIVDLDLVDRVLGSLHTLDLGDGPAEPHTLFRKHDPAEVMNAYLEQIPAMVEGSEAFEVFTHIDYAVRLWPVATAGPFDPRAFEDPFRRAMRSVAEADRALEMNTRRLWSWIPQWWADSGGKAVTFGSDAHTPEAIASNFPEATAMLEHFGFEPGSTPEEFWVRSRAI, encoded by the coding sequence ATGACGCTGCCGGCTGACAGTCACGTGCATAGCGAGTGGTCCTGGGATACGGGAGGACCCGGGTCGCATGCTGACGGGCGGATGCGGGCGACGTGCGAGCAGGCCGTGCGGATCGGGCTCGGGGCGATCTACTTCACCGAGCATCTGGACGTCCCGGACACGTGGCACGCGGAGCCCCAGGACCTGATGCCTCATCAGCAGGACTTCCTGAACGATGCCGGCCGTGTCGAGTTCGCACCCTTCGACGCGGCGGGCTATCTGGCGGCCGTCGACCGCATGCGACATGAGTTCCCGGAGCTTCACATCCACACGGGTGTCGAGTTCGGACAGCCCCATCTCTGGGGCGACCGAGCGGCGGCGATCGTCGACCTGGACCTCGTCGATCGAGTTCTCGGCTCGCTGCACACGCTCGATCTCGGTGACGGGCCGGCAGAGCCTCACACATTGTTCCGCAAGCATGACCCGGCCGAGGTCATGAACGCCTACCTCGAGCAGATACCTGCCATGGTCGAGGGGTCCGAGGCCTTCGAGGTCTTCACGCACATCGACTACGCGGTCCGGCTGTGGCCCGTCGCCACAGCAGGGCCGTTCGACCCACGCGCGTTCGAGGACCCGTTTCGCCGGGCGATGCGGTCGGTTGCCGAGGCTGATCGTGCGCTCGAGATGAACACCCGACGCCTCTGGTCGTGGATCCCTCAGTGGTGGGCCGACTCGGGTGGGAAGGCAGTGACCTTCGGCAGCGACGCTCACACGCCGGAGGCCATCGCGTCGAACTTTCCCGAAGCCACGGCGATGCTCGAACACTTCGGCTTCGAGCCCGGGAGCACGCCTGAGGAGTTCTGGGTTCGCTCACGCGCGATCTAG
- a CDS encoding metallophosphoesterase family protein → MGHDRIAVISDVHGNLTALDAVLADIRRRGIERVWNLGDYVGKGPRGSAVVDRCQEACEVNVRGNWDDFLPAAAGSDDPGLAWWHDELRPEQRDWLRTLPLSHDAVVSGRRLRLFHASATSVHVRVRRSHTREEFDGMFAATDLTGPGPEPSVVGYGDIHSAYLEVNDGRTLFNVGSVGNPLDEPVPSYVVLDGTVDDPEPGALGLQFVRVPYDLEAEIAIARALGMPQLEPYAVKLRTAVYRGR, encoded by the coding sequence ATGGGTCATGATCGGATCGCCGTCATCTCGGACGTCCACGGCAACCTCACCGCACTCGACGCGGTGCTGGCCGACATCCGCAGGCGCGGCATCGAGCGGGTCTGGAACCTCGGCGACTACGTCGGCAAGGGACCGCGGGGCAGTGCGGTCGTCGATCGCTGCCAGGAGGCCTGCGAGGTCAACGTCCGCGGCAACTGGGACGACTTCCTGCCCGCCGCGGCCGGCTCGGACGATCCCGGTCTCGCGTGGTGGCACGACGAGCTGCGGCCCGAGCAGCGCGACTGGCTCCGAACCCTCCCGCTGAGCCACGACGCGGTCGTCTCGGGACGGCGCCTGCGCCTCTTCCACGCCTCCGCGACGAGCGTCCACGTCCGGGTGCGCCGCAGCCATACGCGTGAGGAGTTCGACGGCATGTTCGCCGCGACCGACCTCACGGGTCCCGGGCCCGAGCCGTCCGTCGTCGGGTACGGCGACATCCACAGCGCCTACCTCGAGGTCAACGACGGCCGCACGCTCTTCAACGTCGGGAGTGTCGGCAACCCGCTCGACGAGCCGGTCCCGAGCTACGTGGTGCTCGACGGCACGGTCGACGACCCGGAGCCGGGCGCGTTGGGTCTGCAGTTCGTGCGGGTGCCCTATGACCTCGAGGCAGAGATCGCGATCGCCCGCGCGCTGGGAATGCCTCAGCTGGAGCCCTACGCCGTCAAGCTCCGCACGGCCGTCTACCGCGGCCGGTGA
- a CDS encoding SDR family NAD(P)-dependent oxidoreductase yields MTPPTTAGSAAPGIDPEKLAVTLEVLARLHELPSDHDDVQAVKRATGYMWKLLKKSRRAEVRQHKQQHDQAVIEQTATGSPMRIDDETAGIPLVSTAPGAFAGELITPRGCYICKQEFTLVDAFYHWLCPTCAAMSHAKREQRTDLTGKRALLTGGRAKIGMYIALRLLRDGAHLTITTRFPKDAVRRFGAMEDAADWLHRLKIVGIDLRDPTQVIALTDDVAADGPLDIIVNNACQTVRRLPGAYAHLIDGESAPLAPLPGGLELPEMVTFDRISEAHPAAIAGALTAHPVAHHDGEPEVAAVAAHNAATLTALALKAGGASLEQHLAGTAVDAGGLIPDIQDNNSWTQVVDEVDPLELLEVQFCNSVAPFLIVSRLRPAMRAAVERGARRAYVVNVSAMEGQFSRRYKGAGHPHTNMAKAALNMLTRTSAGEMFATDRILMTAVDTGWITDERPHHEKLRIAAEGWHAPLDLVDGAARVYDPIVRGEAGDDVYGCFLKDYAPSPW; encoded by the coding sequence GTGACTCCCCCCACCACCGCAGGCAGCGCCGCGCCCGGAATCGACCCCGAGAAGCTCGCGGTCACCCTCGAGGTCCTGGCCCGGCTGCACGAGCTGCCGTCCGACCACGACGACGTCCAGGCGGTCAAGCGGGCCACGGGGTACATGTGGAAGCTGCTCAAGAAGTCGCGCCGCGCCGAGGTGCGCCAGCACAAGCAGCAGCACGACCAGGCCGTCATCGAGCAGACCGCCACCGGGTCCCCGATGCGGATCGACGACGAGACGGCAGGCATCCCGCTGGTCTCGACGGCGCCGGGGGCCTTCGCCGGCGAGCTGATCACGCCACGCGGGTGCTACATCTGCAAGCAGGAATTCACGCTGGTCGACGCGTTCTACCACTGGCTCTGCCCCACGTGCGCGGCGATGAGCCACGCGAAGCGCGAGCAGCGCACCGACCTCACGGGCAAGCGGGCGCTCCTCACCGGCGGGCGGGCGAAGATCGGCATGTACATCGCCCTGCGCCTGCTGCGGGACGGCGCGCACCTGACGATCACCACGCGGTTCCCCAAGGACGCGGTGCGCAGGTTCGGCGCGATGGAGGACGCCGCCGACTGGCTGCACCGCCTCAAGATCGTCGGCATCGACCTGCGGGACCCCACCCAGGTCATCGCCCTCACGGACGACGTCGCGGCCGACGGCCCGCTGGACATCATCGTCAACAACGCCTGCCAGACGGTCCGTCGCCTGCCGGGTGCCTACGCGCACCTCATCGACGGCGAGTCCGCTCCCCTGGCCCCGCTGCCCGGCGGGCTCGAGCTGCCCGAGATGGTGACGTTCGACCGCATCTCGGAGGCGCACCCCGCGGCGATCGCCGGCGCGCTGACAGCCCATCCCGTCGCACATCACGACGGCGAGCCAGAGGTGGCCGCCGTCGCCGCGCACAACGCCGCCACGCTGACCGCGCTCGCACTCAAGGCCGGCGGCGCGTCGCTCGAGCAGCACCTGGCCGGCACGGCCGTCGACGCCGGCGGGCTGATCCCGGACATCCAGGACAACAACTCCTGGACGCAGGTGGTCGACGAGGTCGACCCGCTGGAGCTGCTCGAGGTGCAGTTCTGCAACTCGGTGGCCCCGTTCCTCATCGTGTCCCGGCTGCGTCCGGCGATGCGGGCCGCCGTCGAGCGCGGTGCCCGGCGCGCCTACGTCGTCAACGTCTCCGCCATGGAGGGCCAGTTCTCCCGCCGCTACAAGGGTGCGGGCCACCCGCACACCAACATGGCGAAGGCCGCGCTCAACATGCTCACGCGCACGTCGGCGGGCGAGATGTTCGCGACCGACAGGATCCTCATGACCGCCGTCGACACCGGCTGGATCACCGACGAGCGGCCCCACCACGAGAAGCTGCGCATCGCCGCCGAGGGGTGGCACGCGCCGCTCGACCTCGTCGACGGGGCGGCGCGCGTCTACGACCCGATCGTCCGCGGCGAGGCCGGCGACGACGTCTACGGCTGCTTCCTGAAGGACTACGCGCCCTCGCCGTGGTGA
- the clpS gene encoding ATP-dependent Clp protease adapter ClpS, which translates to MSAPTVGPDVRAEQETHADAVASLADPWVTIVWNDPVNLMTYVTYVFESYFGYPPARARTLMLQVHREGRAVVSTGPRERMEVDVQAMHGFGLWATMRRSSEGDA; encoded by the coding sequence GTGAGTGCACCCACCGTCGGCCCGGACGTCCGGGCCGAGCAGGAGACCCACGCGGACGCCGTCGCGTCCCTCGCCGACCCCTGGGTCACGATCGTCTGGAACGATCCGGTCAACCTCATGACCTACGTGACGTACGTCTTCGAGAGCTACTTCGGCTACCCGCCTGCGCGCGCCCGCACCCTCATGCTCCAGGTGCACCGCGAGGGCCGCGCCGTCGTGTCCACCGGGCCCCGCGAGCGCATGGAGGTGGACGTGCAGGCCATGCACGGGTTCGGCCTGTGGGCCACGATGCGGCGTTCCTCGGAGGGTGACGCATGA
- a CDS encoding DUF2017 family protein has translation MTPFRPGPDGYEASWEEAERHVLAGVAREVAALLREQAGLPDTDADDPLGALAATMQSTGTPREPDDPAARRLLPDASRDDASVSAEFRHLTQTDLAAAKVRGLELFADLLDGAALDDVDPSPAGLDYGLDDELDDRAVVLVTRQDARDVAAALTDVRLVVAQRLGLETDDDVETLHDEVLADAVDDDAARGLDADVRRYWGGIFVAAGFAQESLVGAMLDDHRASRSGG, from the coding sequence ATGACCCCGTTCCGGCCCGGCCCCGACGGGTACGAGGCGTCCTGGGAAGAGGCCGAGCGGCACGTCCTCGCGGGCGTCGCCCGCGAGGTCGCCGCCCTGCTGCGCGAGCAGGCCGGCCTGCCGGACACCGACGCCGACGACCCGCTCGGCGCCCTCGCCGCGACGATGCAGTCCACCGGGACGCCGCGCGAGCCTGACGACCCCGCCGCCCGCCGTCTGCTCCCCGACGCGTCGCGCGACGACGCGTCCGTCTCCGCCGAGTTCCGCCACCTCACCCAGACCGACCTCGCGGCCGCCAAGGTGCGCGGCCTCGAGCTGTTCGCCGACCTCCTCGACGGGGCCGCGCTCGACGACGTCGACCCGTCGCCCGCCGGGCTCGACTACGGGCTCGACGACGAGCTCGACGACCGCGCCGTCGTCCTCGTGACGCGCCAGGACGCCCGCGACGTCGCCGCCGCGCTCACGGACGTGCGCCTCGTCGTCGCGCAGCGCCTCGGCCTCGAGACCGACGACGACGTCGAGACCCTCCACGACGAGGTGCTCGCCGACGCCGTCGACGACGACGCGGCCCGCGGCCTCGACGCGGACGTGCGCCGCTACTGGGGCGGCATCTTCGTCGCGGCCGGCTTCGCGCAAGAGTCCCTCGTGGGCGCCATGCTCGACGACCACCGCGCGTCCCGCTCCGGCGGCTGA
- the murI gene encoding glutamate racemase yields MNDAPIGVFDSGVGGLTVARAILDQLPHEQVLYIGDTANAPYGPKPLAAVRAMALSVMDQLVDDGVKMLVVACNSASAVAIPDARERYEVRRGIPVVEVIRPAARRAVVTSRSGRIGVIGTKATIDSRAYEDAFHVTPGLTITPRACPDFVPLVERGITSGPDVLDAAHRYLDPVREAGVDTLVLGCTHYPLLAGAISYVMGADVTLVSSAEETAKDVYRTLVAQGLERSPESGPPEHRFLSTGDTESFEQVARRFLGPEVRFVEAAR; encoded by the coding sequence GTGAACGATGCACCGATCGGCGTCTTCGACAGCGGTGTCGGCGGCCTCACCGTCGCCCGGGCGATCCTCGATCAGCTTCCCCACGAGCAGGTGCTGTACATCGGCGACACCGCCAACGCGCCCTACGGACCCAAGCCGCTCGCCGCCGTCCGCGCGATGGCGCTGTCGGTCATGGACCAGCTCGTGGACGACGGCGTGAAGATGCTCGTCGTCGCGTGCAACTCGGCGTCCGCCGTGGCGATCCCCGACGCGCGCGAGCGCTACGAGGTCCGTCGCGGGATCCCGGTCGTCGAGGTGATCCGGCCGGCCGCGCGGCGTGCCGTCGTGACGTCGCGGTCGGGGCGCATCGGCGTCATCGGCACCAAGGCGACGATCGACTCGCGCGCCTACGAGGACGCGTTCCACGTGACGCCCGGCCTGACGATCACCCCGCGCGCGTGCCCCGACTTCGTGCCGCTCGTCGAGCGCGGGATCACCTCGGGGCCGGACGTGCTCGACGCCGCCCACCGCTACCTCGACCCGGTGCGCGAGGCGGGCGTCGACACGCTCGTGCTCGGCTGCACGCACTACCCGCTGCTCGCGGGCGCGATCTCCTACGTCATGGGCGCCGACGTCACGCTCGTCTCGTCGGCCGAGGAGACCGCCAAGGACGTCTACCGCACGCTCGTCGCGCAGGGCCTGGAGCGCTCTCCCGAGTCCGGGCCGCCGGAGCACCGCTTCCTGTCCACGGGCGACACCGAGTCGTTCGAGCAGGTCGCCCGCCGCTTCCTCGGCCCCGAGGTCCGCTTCGTGGAGGCGGCCCGGTGA
- a CDS encoding MBL fold metallo-hydrolase, with protein MILRTLGVAGSAPRPDSPASTYLVHVPAADVAAGIASGVVPDDVEVRDWNVVADLGNGGLGYLQRHVSLHTLDAVALSHLHPDHCADLSGLYVHLKYHPELGSVRTGVAPHLPVYGPADVAQRAAAMYGVHPGETMDEVFDFRTWSDQVAVRVGPLVVTPRSVYHPVEAYGLRITGPSSVRPGEQVVLAYTGDTDYCASVVELARDADLLLAESAFVQGRDDRVEPGIHLTGARAGRVAADAAARRLVLTHLPAWTEAAVVLAEASAQYDGPVTVAVPDGVEEL; from the coding sequence GTGATCCTGCGCACCCTGGGCGTCGCGGGCTCCGCCCCGCGCCCCGACTCGCCCGCCTCCACGTACCTGGTCCACGTGCCCGCCGCCGACGTCGCGGCCGGCATCGCGTCCGGCGTCGTGCCCGACGACGTCGAGGTGCGCGACTGGAACGTCGTCGCCGACCTCGGCAACGGGGGCCTCGGCTACCTGCAGCGGCACGTCTCGCTGCACACGCTCGACGCCGTCGCGCTCAGCCACCTGCACCCCGACCACTGCGCCGACCTGTCCGGGCTGTACGTGCACCTCAAGTACCACCCCGAGCTCGGCTCGGTGCGCACCGGCGTCGCGCCGCACCTGCCCGTGTACGGGCCGGCCGACGTCGCCCAGCGCGCCGCGGCCATGTACGGGGTGCACCCGGGCGAGACGATGGACGAGGTCTTCGACTTCCGCACCTGGTCCGACCAGGTCGCGGTGCGCGTGGGACCGCTCGTCGTCACGCCCCGGTCGGTGTACCACCCGGTGGAGGCGTACGGGCTGCGGATCACGGGCCCGTCGTCGGTGCGCCCGGGGGAGCAGGTCGTGCTCGCCTACACGGGCGACACCGACTACTGCGCCTCCGTCGTGGAGCTCGCGCGCGACGCCGACCTGCTGCTCGCGGAGTCCGCGTTCGTGCAGGGCCGCGACGACCGCGTGGAACCCGGCATCCACCTGACCGGCGCGCGCGCCGGGCGCGTGGCCGCCGACGCCGCGGCGAGGCGGCTCGTGCTGACGCACCTGCCCGCCTGGACCGAGGCCGCGGTGGTGCTCGCCGAGGCGAGCGCCCAGTACGACGGCCCCGTCACGGTGGCCGTGCCCGACGGTGTCGAGGAGCTCTGA
- a CDS encoding DUF3054 domain-containing protein, whose protein sequence is MVVSTGRALVYDVVVVLVFLLVGSAAHDAAARGAGHELALGACFLAGLAAGWGVSRAWRSPARLWPTGVTVWLVTVAVGVLLRGLLVADAGFAPSFLAVATVFLGVTLLGWRALARVPARRG, encoded by the coding sequence ATGGTGGTGTCGACGGGTCGTGCCCTGGTGTACGACGTCGTGGTGGTGCTCGTGTTCCTGCTCGTCGGGAGCGCCGCGCACGACGCGGCGGCCCGCGGGGCCGGTCACGAGCTCGCGCTGGGAGCGTGCTTCCTCGCGGGGCTCGCGGCGGGGTGGGGCGTGTCGCGGGCGTGGCGCTCGCCGGCGCGCCTGTGGCCGACGGGCGTGACCGTCTGGCTCGTGACCGTGGCGGTCGGCGTGCTGCTGCGCGGCCTGCTGGTCGCGGACGCGGGCTTCGCCCCGTCGTTCCTGGCGGTCGCGACGGTGTTCCTGGGCGTGACGCTGCTGGGCTGGCGAGCGCTGGCCCGCGTCCCGGCCCGCCGCGGCTGA
- the rdgB gene encoding RdgB/HAM1 family non-canonical purine NTP pyrophosphatase: MEVPAGARLVLATHNRKKLVELVAILRAQPGLAELPADAVVTAGDLGAPEPVEDGVTFEENALLKARALAQATGLPAVADDSGLAVDVLGGAPGIFSARWAGRHGDDQANLDLLLAQLSAISEPVHRRAGFVCAAALVTPDGGEQVFRGEMRGTLVDAPRGTNGFGYDPILVPDAQAPAADGGPGTRTSAELSPAEKNAISHRGEAFRALAPLIAAALR, from the coding sequence GTGGAGGTGCCCGCGGGCGCCCGCCTCGTCCTGGCGACCCACAACCGCAAGAAGCTCGTGGAGCTCGTCGCGATCCTGCGCGCGCAGCCGGGGCTCGCGGAGCTGCCCGCGGACGCCGTCGTCACGGCCGGCGACCTCGGCGCCCCGGAGCCCGTCGAGGACGGCGTGACGTTCGAGGAGAACGCGCTCCTCAAGGCGCGCGCGCTCGCGCAGGCGACGGGCCTGCCCGCCGTCGCGGACGACTCGGGCCTCGCCGTCGACGTCCTCGGGGGCGCACCCGGCATCTTCAGCGCCCGCTGGGCGGGCCGCCACGGCGACGACCAGGCGAACCTCGACCTGCTGCTGGCCCAGCTCAGCGCCATCAGCGAGCCGGTCCACCGGCGTGCGGGCTTCGTGTGCGCGGCCGCCCTGGTCACGCCGGACGGCGGCGAGCAGGTGTTCCGCGGCGAGATGCGCGGCACGCTCGTCGACGCGCCGCGCGGCACGAACGGTTTCGGGTACGACCCGATCCTCGTGCCGGACGCGCAGGCGCCGGCCGCGGACGGCGGCCCGGGCACGCGCACGAGCGCCGAGCTCTCGCCGGCCGAGAAGAACGCGATCAGCCACCGCGGCGAGGCGTTCCGCGCGCTGGCCCCGCTCATCGCGGCGGCGCTCCGCTAG